From the Lysinibacillus fusiformis genome, the window AAATTCATCTCTTCACAGTAGAGACGAATTGAAAAGTGTGCTATTTTATTTTGTTACATAATGATCATACATATCTACTGCTCGATTAATGGCACTGCTGACAGTGATTCTAAAGCAATTTTGTGACCGAATGACCTGGGCCAATATTTTGATTGCTCTTGTTTGATTTTTATGGAATAAAGCATTGTCAGTTTGAAAATCATCGTCTAAAAAAGCGAGGAAATAAGGTTTTCGATTTTGAGATTTTAACAAATCAGACTCTGCACTTTTTTTAAGTGTATTATACACCCATAAATCAATTGCATTTCCTAATTGGAAAGCAGCAAAATACTGAAAATCATCATTCTCACATTCTTTTATTTTTTGAATTATTTGAATTTTTTGAAGCTCATCTAGTAAGAATGTATTGATGGAATAGTAGATGGCTTTAGAAGGATTGAGAATGAGCTCATCGGTCTGCTGTGATTTTAAGAAAACCCAGTTATTTAACACGTTTGCCCATGCGTCTACTGTATTCAAACATTTCGCACACACATCTGGAAATATCGATTGCCATTTTGCAGCAAGATTTTTAAATCTATTCATATGGTCTTGGTCAATATAAAATAAACTATGCTCAACTTGTAACTGCTCAAACATTCACATTCCTCCAATAGATTGGTATGTATAGCAATGGACCATATGCTTATTATCTTGATGCAAAAGTTAACCAGTATTTTAATCAATTAAGAAGGCATCCATTGAAGGATGCCTTCTAGGGTATACATCAATTGAAGACTATTCGAATTTTAATGAATCGCCATCGAACGTTTCGTCTGCTACTTTGATAGAGTCTGTTGGACAACCTTCAAAAGCATCTTGCATATCTTCTAATAGATCTTCTGGTACTTCAGCAGTTCCCATGTTATCATCTAAAATAACGAAGGCAATACCTTCATCATCATAATCATAAATGTCTGGCGCTGCGGCTCCACATGCGCCACAAGCGATGCATGTATCTTTATCAACTATTGTGTATTTAGCCATTTTTTTCTCTCCTTTAACGATGTTCCTACAAAGCTTCATACTCATTTTAAAGATGTTTATCTTACATTTCAACTTAAATACTATTAAATTGGAGGAATTTGCGTCAATGTTTCATCAAATTCTATTGCAAATCTTTCAAAAACTCAATAAGGAGCGGACGATTTCGGCTGCCTATCATGTCCTAAGAGGGAAGCGTTCAGGCCAGACAATTCAAGATATTGGTCTTTTTCAACTGCATCAATATTTTGGTCTGTTACCTAAACTATCTCGTCCTACATTTGACGAGGCTGTAACCTTATTTATGCAATATAGTTGGTTAAAAGTGCAGGAATCTGGTCATTTTTACATGGAAAAGCTAGGATTACAACATGCACAACAAACGCCAACCTTTTTCTTTGATGGTTGGCACTATCGAGGAAATGAGCATGTGTTCTTTGCAAGGCTCTCTCTTATTGTGCAAAGTTTGTCACATCAAGCCGCAGCCGTTCGTGCCTTTTCACCGATTAGTAGAGACACAATGATTCAAGCATGGGTGCGATCATTTTTACAGGAACATCATTACAAGGGAGGGCATTTGCAGCAGCAATTATTGGCAGAATGTAACCACGTGCTAAACATTCTCCCTGTTTCAGATGCAAGCAAACAGCTTGTTCTCTATCGTTTAAGTGGTTATCAATTACCAGGATGGACATGGCAACAGCTTGCAGATGAACGGAAGGAAACCGTGCTAGATAGTCAATTGGCTTTTATTGAAACCCTACATATATTATTAAATGAAGTGCAACAAAAAATGGATGATTATCCATTGCTGGGGCATGTGACAGAAGGAATAAAAGTTAAAATATTGCTAACAGATTCTGCGCAACAAACCGCACAATTATATGAACAAGGTTATTCGATGGAGCAAATTGTTCAAATGAGAAAGCTAAAACAAAGTACAATTGAGGATCATTTTGTGGAATTAGCCATGTACGAACCGAACTTTTCTATTGGCCCATTCGTCTCCTATGAAGAAGCTCAAAAAGTGTGGCAGGCATCGAAGCAATATCAAACAAAAAAATTGAAAATATTACATGAAGCTTTAAATGATATGAGTTATTTTCAATTAAGGCTTGTCCTTGCGAAAGGAGAAGTATAAATGGAGCTTGAACAATTATTGCATAAGCATTTTGGTTACTCATCCTTTCGACCAGGGCAGAAAGAGGTCATTGAGGCTTTACTGCAAGAACAAGATGTCATTGCGTTGTTGCCAACAGGAATGGGAAAATCACTTTGCTACCAGCTACCAGCCTATATGTTAGAGAAGCCAGTGTTAATTGTTTCACCATTACTTTCCTTAATGCAGGATCAAGTGGAAGAGCTCCGGCGTTTTGGGGAAAAGAGGGTGGTAGCTTTAAATTCCTTTTTATCTCTAACAGAGAAACGCTATGTATTACATTATTTAGAGCAATATCGTTTTATTTTTACTTCACCGGAGATGTTGCTCCAGCAGCAGGTACAGGATAAACTGGCACAGATGAAGCTAGGTTTAATCGTAGTAGACGAGGCGCACTGTATATCACAATGGGGCTTTGATTTTCGACCTGATTATTTACGGATAGGTGAATGGTTATCGAGAGAAAATCGTCCACCCATGTTGGCATTATCCGCTACGGCAACCAATAAGGTTGTTCGAGATATACGAGAAACTTTATCTCTCAAAGCGCCATTCGAGTTTATGTATAATGTTGACCGCCCAAATATTCATCTAGGTCGTGTAATAGTGGGGGATAAGGCCGATAAAGCTAGATGGCTTATGCAGCATATTACAGAAACGGAGGGTCCTGGTATTTTATATGTTTCCTCACGTAAACGTGCGCAACAATATAGCGAAGCCTTTTTACAAGCAGGCATTCGTGTCGCTGCCTATCATGCTGGCTATGGGGCGGAGGACCGTCAATTTATCCAACAGCAATTTATAGCTGGTGAATTGGATTGGATTGTCGCAACGAATGCTTTTGGCATGGGAATCAATAAGCTTGATATACGGCAGGTCATTCATGAATCAATGCCTGCCAATATAGCGAATTATATGCAGGAGATTGGACGTGCAGGGCGTGATGGTCAATCTGCACTTGCCATTTTACTGTATAGTGATGGTGATGAGGAGCTAGCTAAATTTGTTGTGACAGGCGATTTACCAACACTACACCATGTAGATCGCTATCAGGAGCTGCTATCCCAGCAAATACAGCCAGCCCAAATGCTAAAAAATGGGGAGTTGAGTGAGACGGCTTTCCGTGTGTTAGACTATTGGGTTCAACGAGAGTCTACGGAACAAGTAAAAGCTCGACTAAATCATTTAGCCCTAGAGAAATACCATGCAGTGAATGAAATGCTTAAAATCATACAGACAAAAGACTGTATTCGTGAACATTTAGTCGGGTATTTTGGGCAAAAATTGCAGGAAAAACCGGAAAACTGTTGTGAAAATTGTGGAATCCATTATGATGTAATCAAGAAAACACGCTTAAAAGAGAAGAAGAAAGTAGAAATGGCATCATGGGAAAGTCGATTGCAGCAACTATTAATGGGTATTTAGACTAAAACTGACGGTCATTTACTTTTTTCGTAAAATTCGTCATAATAGAGATGATAGAAAGCGTAGTAAGGTTGGGGGAAAGGCGAATGAATAAAGAAGATTATCGCGATAAAATAGAAGAGCATCGTCAATCATTTGAAGATGAGCAAAAAGAACAGCAATCCTTATCAAGAGTTTCCAGAATGAATAAAAATGGTAATAAAAACAAAAAGCCAAAAAATTCGAAACGTAAAACACCGTTAATGACGATTCTTTTTGTTATTTTTATCTTGATACCATTAACGATCCTCATCTATTTTTGGAAATTTTATGAACCAGGAAAAACGATTGAGCAAGCTGAAAAGGATACAGCTGAACAGGTTGTCGAATTAGATCCTTCAGAGGCATCTGCGTCTGATAAAGATAAAAATGATAAGGGTCAAGACGCTCAGGGGGATAAGAAGGCTCAGGAGCAATCTCAAAAAGATGCCGATAAATTAGCAGCTGAACAAAAAGCTGCTGAAGAGGCGAAAAAAGCACAAGAGGCTAAAAAGGCAGAGGAAGCAAAAAAAGCAGAAGAAGCTCGAAAAGCTGAGGAAGCGAGAATAGCTCAACAACAAGCAGAGGCAGCCAAAAAAGCAGAAGAAGCTAGAAAAGCGCAAGAAGCAAAGCAAAATGCTAAAGCAAGTACACATACTGTAAAAGCAAATGAGAACTTATACCGAATTGCATTAAATCATTATGGCGATGGCAGTGAAGCGACTTTAGCTAAAATTCGTGCTGCCAATGGTATGTCTTCTAATACCGTCATGGTTGGGCAAGTCATTAAGCTACCTTAATAGAATTTTTTATGGTTATATAGTTTTTCTAGTATAAAATAACAGACAAACGTTCACACCAAAACGTACGTCTGATTTAGCAAAAAGGCGATTCTTCTTAAGAAACGAATCGCCTTTTTGCTGTCGTAAGGAGAAGTGAGAAAATGCTATATTTAGGGCTATTTCTTTTGGTAGTCATCGCCCTTCTACTCTATATGTGGAAGGTGGCATATGAAAATAATGTATTGTCTCACCAGCTTTCATTACAAGGTGAACAGGAAAAGGTACGATTATTTTTTATTTCAGATGTTCATTTACGTAAAATAAGTAAGAAAATGATTGCACAGTTACAGGGACAGCATTTTGATGCAGTAATTATTGGCGGTGACTTTGCAGATAGCCGTACACCAATTGATCGTATTCATGAAAATTTAACATTATTAACGTCCCTGGGACCAACCTATTTTATTTGGGGCAATAATGACAGAGAAATTGGGGAAGAAAAGCTGAAGGACATTTTACAGGCATATCAGGTTCAAATAATTGTCAATGATGCCATACTTCTTCCGCTGAAAAATCGCTTTTGGTTGAGTGCAATTGAGGATACAACCGTAAAAGAATATAGCTTCGAAAAAGCCTTTGCCAAGGTAGGAGAACAGGATTTAGTTGTTTTCATTGCGCATAATCCAGGGGTTTTTGCGAAAGTTCGTGCAAAGTTTCGTGCGGATTTAATGATGGGGGGACATTTACACGGAGGGCAAATCCGATTCGGCCCATATGGTGTCCATCCAAATGGTTCCTATCGTCAGCGTGATGGTGTTATGACTTTAGTAAGTAATGGCTATGGGACGACATTAGTGCCTTTTCGACTTGGTGCGAAACCGCAATGTCATATTATTGACATTGATATTTCGAGTAAATAACCAACCAAATCCTATGAGAAGGCGTATAATAAAAAGGTATCGTCTATTCTATGATAATGTGAAAGCATGGAACAGTAATTTTTGCTGTTCAAATTCGATTGGAGTGTCAAGAAATGCAGCAAGCAGATGCAATTATTGTTGGAGGAGGCCCATGTGGTTTAGCAGCAGCAATAGCTTTGCAAAATATTGGATTACAACCTATTGTGATTGAAAAAGGAAATATCGTGAATGCCATCTATCATTACCCTACACATCAAACATTTTTTAGTACGAGTGAACGGTTAGCTATTGGTGATGTGCCATTTATAATTGAAGGACGTAAGCCGAAACGCAATCAAGCCCTTGTCTACTATCGAGAGGTTGTCCGTTTAAAAAATATACAAGTTAATCGCTTCGAAAAAGTACAAAGTGTTGTAAAAAATAAGGATAGGTTTACTGTTACATCTGATAAGGATACGTATGAAACACCATATGTTATCATTGCAACAGGTTATTATGATCATCCAAATTATTTAAATATCCAAGGTGAACAGTTACCTAAAGTATTCCATTACTTTAAAGAGGGACATGAATTCTTTGATACGGATATTCTTGTGATAGGTGGTAAAAATTCAGCGATAGATGCCGCGTTAGAATTAAATAAAGCGGGCGCTCGTGTAACGGTTGCCTATCGTGGCAGTGGATATTCTCCAAGCATCAAGCCGTGGGTACTACCTGAATTTGAAGGGGTAGTCAAAACTGGAGAAGTCGACATGCTTTTTAATACAAATGTAGTAGAAATACGAGAGCATGAGGTTGTTTTAGAAGTAGAAGGTCAAGAGAAGGTAGTAAAAAATGATTTCGTTTTTGCTATGACTGGTTATCATCCTGATCATTCCTTTATTAAAGCAATGGGAGTGGAGATAGAGGAAGAAACGGGGCGTCCTTATGTTACGCCTGAAACGATGGAAACCAATGTGGAAGGATTATTCATTGCAGGTGTGATTGCAGCAGGAAATAATGCCAATGAAATTTTTATTGAAAATGGCCGTTTCCATGGTGAATGTATCGCTCGAATTATTGAACAGAGAAAAAAATAATGATCAAGGCTGTATAGGCATGTAGCTTATACAGCCTTTTTAGAGAGGAGAAACGCATTGATTGGCTTGTATTGGCTCTTGAGTTATTTAATAGGAAACATCTTGACTGCTTATTTCGTTGGTAAGATATATGGTGTCAATTTGCAGGAAGAGCGTAGTAAAAATTTAGGCGCGCGTAATGCGGGTAGTGTGATTGGGAAAGGGGCCTTTCTTTGGACTTTTCTCGGTGATTCATTGAAAGGTGTACTGGTAGTCGGGTTGGGCTATATGTTGCATTTGGATGAATGGGTCATTATTGGTGGGGCTGCATGGGTAATCATAGGACATCTATTTCCAATCTGGCTGAAATTGAATGGAGGAAAAGGTGTAGCTAGTTTTATTGGTGTTGGTCTTGCCTTATCACCGAGCCTATTTTTATGGATGATCATTGGTACAGTACTTCTATCTGCGTTTACAAGAAGTTTGACGCTTGGCATGGTTGGAGGCTTTATTTTCTATATAGGTGCAATTATTCAAACGGGGAAAATAGAGTCGTATGGACTTTTAATCGTGGCCATCGTGTGCATGCTTATTAAGCATATGTCTAATATTCAGGAGTCATTGAAAAGAGGGACGTGAAGAAATGTATTGGTGTAAAATTGCCCAAACAAATGAGGAATTTGAGGCGATCGCTCGATTGAATTATGAAACATTTGTGGAAGAAATTCCTCAGCATGAGGTAAATCCAACAAGAAAAAAAGTGGACCGATTTCACCAGGAAAATACGTATGTCGTTGTTTATAAGGAAACAGAATTAATTGGCATGGTCGCGTTTAGAGATCAACGACCATTTTCGATTGATGAAAAGATTGGTAAGGTTGAACAGTATTTATCGAAGGGAAATTGTGCGAAACTTTGTGAAATTCGTTTACTTTCAGTGAAGAAAGGTTATCGAACGGGTCGAGTATTATTGAAACTTACACAAGCCTTAACTACATTTGCCTACGAAAAAGGCTATACTGCTGCAGTGATTTCAGGTACTACGAGAGAGGAAAAACTGTATAAGCAGATGGGTTTTAAACAGTTTGCGCCAGCTGTCGGAGTAGAGGATGCATTGTTTTTACCGATGGTGCTCACAAGAAATGAATTTGAGCAATCATTACAACATAGACTAACGACGGCACCTTCTACATTTTATCCAGGGCCAGTGAAGCAATTAGAAGCAATCGCTTATTCCGAGTTATCCCATCGTTCGCTACCTTTTAATGCGCTTTATGAACGAGTACAGAAGAAGTTGCTGTATTTATCGAATGCCCATCATGTTGGTGTAATCGTTGGGACAGGAACGATGGCAAATGAAGTGATGCTTGCTCAACTAAAGGCACAGCAATTAGGGAAGGGGCTTATTCTAACAAATGGCGAATTCGGTGAGCGTTTACGCAAGCAAGCCGCTCGTTGGTCATTACATTTTGAGGTGGTAGAAAAAGAGTGGGGTACAGTATTTGATGGCGAAGAACTGGCTTCACTACTTGAAACGGGGTCTTATCAGTGGATGCTGGCAGTGCATGGGGAGACTTCCACAGGAACTTGTAATGACTTAGGCCTTCTGAATAAACTAGCTAAACAATACAATGTAAAGTTATGTATAGATTGTATCAGTTCGTTCGGTGCCATGCCATTTTCCTTACAAGACTGCTATTTAGCTACGGCTGTGAGTGGCAAGGCCATTGGTGCGTTAAGTGGGCTAGCATTTGTGTTTTCACAATCACTTGCACCCTCATCTGCTACACTACCTGCTTATCTTGATTTAGCAAATTATCAGCAAGGTGCCATACCATTTACGTTACCTGCTGTATTACTGGGCAATGTGGGTACGGCATTGCAAGCCTATCCAGCACGCTATGAGCAGCTACAGCAACGCTTTCAATCGCTGCTGCAGCTACCAATCATGCACTATCAATATCCAACAATGCAATATCCGATGCTGATAACGGTTCAATTGCCTAATACTTATGCTAACCTACTTCTTGATTTAGCATTGAACGGACTATTCGTTCATGGTGAAAGCCAGTATTTACGCCAAAAGAATTTCATTCAAATTTCTGTGATACAACCAGATTTTGATGAAGCTTTTGCTCGACTTAGCGAGATATTGAGCTATTATGAACAGGTGATCGAAGTATGATTAGAGATACTTTAGCTTTACAGGAAGAAGTCCTTTAAGTTTAAAGGCGTGCCTGTTGTGTTAAGGCCTATTAATAATTTTAATCGTGCCTTTTGACCATTGATACCTGTGGCAAATATTGCGCCTAAGTCTTCGAGCATTTTACCGCCACCCACATAGCCATAAACACCTTCTGCAATACCATTAAAGCAGCGGGAAACTAGTACTACTGGGATGTCTCGCTGTAAAAGGCTTTCAATACCCTTTACAACAGATGGTGGGACATTCCCTTGGCCTAGCCCTTCCAGTACAACGCCATCATATTTGCAGGCAAGCACGACATCCAATAAATCTTCTTCCATACCCGCATACACTTTTAACATCGCTACACGCTTGGATAAATTGTTCACATCTACATATTGTCGACGAATTGGTGCATGATGGAATAAGATGCGTGATTTTGTAATAATTCCAATCGGTCCGTATTGTGGAGATTGGAAAGTATTTACTGAACTAGTGCTTGTTTTTGTTGTGTTAACAGCAAGATGAACCTCATCATTCATCACAACAAGCACACCTTTATCACGGGCTTCTTCATCAACGGCTACTCGGACTGCTTCCACTAAATTATAAATCCCATCTGCTCCTAGTTCGTTAGATGAACGCATGGCACCTGTTAGCACAATCGGAATGGCTAAGTTCGTTGTTAGCTCTAAGAAATAGGCGGTTTCTTCCAATGTATCCGTACCGTGTGTGATGACCACACCGTCAATTGGTTGTGCGTCAATTTGTTCCATAATCAAGTTACGTAATAAGAGCATTTCTTTCGGTGTAATATGTGGAGAAGGAAGGTTAAAAGCTTCTATTTCGATGATGCGGGCTAGTGAAGCCAGTTTATTACTTTCCTTCATAAGAGGATTTTCCTTATTTGGCATGACCGCTCCTTCATCACTCATCGCCATGGAGATTGTGCCGCCTGTATGAATTAATAAAATTGTCTTTTTCATAAAAAATAAATCTCCTTTTAAAAAGTTTTTTTGTCATTACATGGTATAATAATAGCAGTCTATTGTTGAAAGGAGCCGGCATCATGATCATTTTATTATCTGCTGCCATTGCTCCCGGTCTAGCGCTTTTTAGTTATTTCTATTTGCGCAATCAGATGGCTACGGAGCCAAGAAGAACTTTACTACAAACGTTTTTATACGGCGCATTTTTAACGTTCCCTATCATGTTTTTACAGTATGTATTAACAGAGGAAGGGGTTTTTCGATATCTTTATCTTCAAGACGTACTTTTTTCTAGTGTCATTGAAGAGTTTTTTAAATGGTTTGTACTATTAATTGCCATCTACAATCATATAGAATTTGATGACCCTTACGATGGTATATTGTATGGTGCCAGCATTTCACTTGGCTTTGCAACGATTGAAAATGTTCTTTATTTACTGTCATTTGGCTTGGACACTGCCTTCATGCGAGCCTTATTACCAGTATCAAGTCATGCTTTATTCGGGGTCGTAATGGGCTATTATTATGGACGTGCTAAGTTTTCAAAACTTGTTAAGACAAAAGAAATGATTGCTATGGCGCTTTGTGCACCAGTCGTACTTCACATTCTATACAATACAATATTATCATTCAAAGGTCACTGGGTTTATTTAATGATTCCTTTTATGTTGTTTTTATGGTGGTTTGGCTTGCGCAAAGTAAAGCTTGCTCATTATCATCTGGTGCAACATCTGCATATGCAAAAGAAAATATAAAGCGTAGAAATCGTCAAAGATTTCTACGCTTTATTTCTTTTTTATCATGTATAAATTACTTCTTTTGTTTCAAGCTATAAAAAAAGGAGTGATAAAAGTGCGTTTAGTAAGCATACTTTTTGCTTTGATATTAGGAATTAGTATAATTGCGATTCCTCAAAACGATGCGAATGCATTTAGCGATCAGCAAATTACTCGTGGTGCCTATGGAGATGATGTCGTTGAATTGCAGGCAAGGCTACAATACTTAGGTTTTTATAAGAGTAAAATTGATGGCAAATTTGGCTATAACACATACTGGGCTTTACGTAATTTCCAAGAGAATTATGGATTACCAGTAGATGGCATTGCTGGCACGAAGACAAAAAAAGCGTTAGCGGGCTATTCGGATTATGATGAAAAATGGGTGAAGGCACAATTAAATGCAGGGAATCAATTTACTTATTATGGTGGTAAGCCACTTGATCAGCAAGTGAAAAAAAATACGAGTGGTGGAAGTGGCAACAGCAGTGGAAGTACCAATAATAATGGCACAGAGACACAAGTTCCTCCCAAATATACAGAACGTGATTTACAGCTAATCGCGAATGCGGTATATGGAGAGGCTAGGGGAGAACCTTATGAAGGGCAAGTAGCAGTTGCAGCGGTTATTTTGAATCGTTTGGAAAGCCCAGATTTCCCGAATACCATTTCAGGTATCATTTTCCAACCATTGGCATTTACGGCCGTTGCAGATGGTCAAATTTGGCTTGAGCCAAATGAGCGAGCAAAAGAAGCGGTTATTGATGCTATGAACGGCTGGGACCCTTCTGAAAATGCATTGTATTATTTCAATCCAAAAACAGCAACGAGTAAATGGATTTGGTCACGTCCACAAATTAAACAAATTGGAGAGCATATTTTCTGTTCATAGAAAGGAGGAACATAGATGAAAACTTGGCTCGTGGTCTTAACGATCGCCGTTATTGGGTTAGGGGCATACAGTATTGATTTACACGGAGATAAAGAAGATTTACAACGTACCGTGCTTGCACAGTATACAGATAAGTTAACTGATGCATCTGAGAAACTTTCCCATCTTCAGCGCTCAGTATCACAATCCCTGTTGTTTCAAGACGAGCAGGCGATTCACAATGAGCTAGATTCGGTTTGGCGTTTAAGCTCAGAAGTTCGTTCTTCTATTGCGAATATTCCAATTGGACAAGAACTTTCGAGTGAATGGATGAACTATCTAGGGCGTCTTGGCGATGAAGCAAAAAGGACAGCAAAAACAGGTGATTATGAGGCTTGGCGTGAGAAAATGCCTAAGGTTTCAACGAATTTACAATCTCTTTCGGATGAATGGACAGCAGCAACCGTCGATTTTTATAAGCATGATGGAAAAATGGATGTTTGGCTACAGCAGGTAGATAATAAAAATCCAAATACCCAATTTGATACTGTAAAAGATACGCTAAAAGGCTACGGCGAAAAAGATTTCCCGTTAACTTTATCGGAATCTGATTGGCAGAAAAAAATTGAGTTAAAGGCATTACAGGATGCTGTTATTACCGAAAAAGAAGCATTAGAAAAAGTGAAATACTTATTCCCAATCATTAAAGATGCAACATTTACAGTCACAAAAAGTAGCGATACAGCACCATATCCTTTCTACCATATCCAATTCCATCAAGGAATACGACTAGGCTATGTTGATTTAACAGAAAAGGGTGGACATTTATTATCCTATTTAGTAGAACGTCCTGTTGATGAAGCGAAATTATCACAAGAGGAAGTCATGAAAAAAGCTCAGGAATATGTAAAGAAATTAGGCATGAAAGATGTAGCCTATGTGGAATCTCGTGAAAATCATCAAGCTTGGCATGTGACATTTGCTCGAGTCCATCCTGGAGATAATGCGTTAATCTACGCTGATGGTGTTCAATTGAAAGTAGCGAAAGACACAGGCGAGCTGTTAGGTGCGAATGCAATGGAGTATATTCAAGAAGAGAATATTAAGAAGCAAACAGCTAAGCCCATTGATTGGAAAACATTCTTCCAGGACGATATTCAAGTACAAGAGGTAAAAAATATTTACACAGATAATGGGCAATTTGAGCAACGTCTTTGCTATGAGGTTATTGCATTGCGTGATGGTAATACACAGGAGACATTTAGAATAGTCATTGATGCGGAAAACCATAATGTATTAAAAGTGGAATATCTAACTTAACTTAACATGAAAATACTACCAATTGATATAGCCAAAATAAACTTCTCGTGAGATAATTAAACTATATTTTTCGCACGGGGAGATGCTCATGGAAATAAAAATTGGTACACATTTACAACTTGAACCAACTTATACAGAGCGCTTGGAGAAATTCCGCTGTAAAGTTGTAGAGCAGAAAGATAATATTCTATATATTGATTATCCGGTTAATATGGCAACAAAGAAAACGGCATTTTTAATAGATGGCTCAGAATTTAGAGCAACCTTCCGTACTGAGGATAAACAATCCTTTGCTTTTAATACAGAGGTAGTTGGCCGTAAAGCAGGTAATATACCAATGATTATGTTGCATTGTCCAACACCAGAAGAGTTTATAAAAATTCAGCGACGAGAATACGTTCGTGTGGAAACACCTGTAGATGTTGCTATTCAGTTGAAAGACTATAAATATCAGCTCGTGACTGTGGATATTAGTGCAGGAGGCTTAGCAGTCATGTTGAAAGGTCAAGTAGCTTTCAATGAGGGTGATGAAGTAAAATTAACCATCGTATTGCCTTTTGCCAACGGAGAAGTCAAATATGTCATTACGGATGCGTTGATCGTGCGTATTTTTGAAAAAGACGATAAACGCATTGCGACAATCCGGCTAACGGATACAGATGACGTCGATCAACAGCATATTGTACGTTTTTGCTTTGAACGCCAATTAGTCAATCGTCGTAAAGAAATGAATCCTTTTAATGATTAATGTTCATCATGAATATTTTGTTGAAGCCCTCTCCTGGTAGAGGGCTTTTTTGGGGTTATATGATACAATATGAGGTGACAGAAAGTGGGGAAGAATTATGAAGAAAAACATTCAAATTGCGATAGACGGGCCTGCTGGTGCCGGCAAAAGCACGATCGCTAAAATTGTTGCTGAAGCACTTGGATTTACTTACATTGACACAGGCGCAATGTATCGAGCAGTTACGTATAAAGCGATGCAACAAAACATACATTTAGATGATGAAGCAAAATTGGCAGAGATGCTAGAAGTAAGCACTATAGAATTAAAACCATCCCCACAGGGACAGCTTGTCTTTTTAGATGGTCACAATGTATCAGCGGAGATACGCTCCAATGAGGTCACTTCATCAGTCTCTCAAGTAGCTGCCCATGCAAAAGTTCGTGAGCTATTAGTTGCCCAACAGCAAAAGCTTGCAGCTAACGGTGGGGTTGTCATGGATGGTCGTGATATTGCTACACATGTCTTA encodes:
- the cmk gene encoding (d)CMP kinase codes for the protein MKKNIQIAIDGPAGAGKSTIAKIVAEALGFTYIDTGAMYRAVTYKAMQQNIHLDDEAKLAEMLEVSTIELKPSPQGQLVFLDGHNVSAEIRSNEVTSSVSQVAAHAKVRELLVAQQQKLAANGGVVMDGRDIATHVLKHAELKIFMSATVEERARRRLIDNQKRGIDSSLEKLQEEIALRDKKDSEREASPLIQAEDALFLDTTALSIDDAAQAILKLAEEKML